The segment CACACATCCAAAGCCACTTgagaacaaaacaattttggaaaTGTGTCACTTGAATCATTCAGTGCAACTCCGACCTAAGACAGAACATATCCATACATCCTTCCATATTAGGGGACAAAAAGAGTAAGCAGGGGAGTATCTAACAAAATAGGAGTATGCTGAATGTAGAAAAGCGCAACCTTTTTCAGGTTTAATTCTAAATATTTCACCCAGAGATTGGCACTCACTCTGTTCAGAAGGGTATTCACGTGTTGGAAGATAAACAGAGGGCCTCCGATTCTgcagaggacagaaaaaggaATTTGCGATTACATTTTGGTAGATCAAGTGAGAAGAGAAACCAGTACCAAAGTGTACTTACAGATGCTTTACAAACAGAGTCTGCATGAAACCTGCTGAAGTTGCTTTTGTTGTAGACGGGAAGCCCTTTTAGGAAGTCTGCCTGTGGATAGAGCCATGAGTTGGATTATTGTCTTTCCAACTATTTGAAACCTGAACACTGTACGATATGTTGTATCGCCATGTCATCGTGACCACACGTCGCTCGCCGACCCAGGCAAAAACATCAATCCCAACAAACCTGATCTATTTACACTACAACTGCGGAGTGCCGGATGATGCCGGATTGACCTCAGTGATGAGAATAATGACGTGAATCGGCATCGAGCCGACTTGCGGCTACTGGCTTGTTAACGTGATCTCAGCGCTAATGACAGCAGCTCTGCAATTGGTATGTAGTAACATAGATACCTTTTCCATGACAGCAGTCGAAGAAACTGCAACGTCGATACGCCGACCGTGGAGCTTGTCGCGGGTGATAGCAGGCCGGCACTCAAAAGTGTTTACGACTATGTCACCGATAGCCGAGCTAGTTTACGAAATAAGACAGAGACACGACACGACTATATCGGGTGGCGCGTGCCACGCAAACTCAAAACTGGCACTCAAACCGCTTTTTTATTCTATATTCAATTTTACGTAGAACTATATCGCTCCAAAATGAAGTCCAGGTTGACATTGCATCAACTAGCGGAGCTGCTTGTTAATGTGGAGCTCCACAGCTAGCATGATGGCATCGCTGCTTCTTTAGACCGCGCCCCGGAAACGCTCGTCGCGCTCATGCTCATGTATAAGGACCTGCTAGCATTGTGCTAGAGCCCACTAGCGTCTGGAGGCTGTATTACAAGCACTACTGTACTCTGATCATCTGTCGTATGCTGAGCAAATTCTGCACAACTATCTTTAATCAACACTTCGATTTGTTTGTGCTTCATATACCAATTCataatgtttgttaaaaaaaaggaaaaaaaacaggcaccAGGCAGAACGGGGACCTGAAACGATGACAAAATCTCGTTGTGTTTCAGAATCGTTTTATTGCCATTGTCAGTGAAAAGGTACATTCACAACTATAGGATTTTGTTCTCGCTCCGATGGTGCAACATGAAacatggataataataatgaaaacataaattcaaatataaactAACTAAAAAGAAGCAACATAAGATATGTACAATAAACATAAACAATATAAGTACAGTGCGGGCtgcccccctccacacacatgtattttaaaaaatatgtcattttacATTCGTTATGAtcattgtatattttatattaattatcAGATACACATGGACAAAAATTTAATGGATATTTTATGAAAGGTGtcctacatttttattaaacattttttcatttcccaaattaatgtacagtacagtacagtagcgCACAGTACTGTGAAGTAATCTTGTGCTGCTTGCGTCAGTAGAGGGCGGCTCTTCCCATCCATGAATCCGACCAGGAGAGATTCGAGCTGCTCGAAGCGCCCAATTAAAAGTGCTCATTTGTCTTTGATTATTCGTCCGACATTCTTCATCATGTAGACTGGATCTGTGGAGCACATAAGAAGCGAATGAACAAGAACAGCTAGAACATGCACGCAATGCCGCTCGTCAGACGGTGGACGTCGAGGGCTGCACTCGACATAAATTAGATTATTGGATTGACTTTGACAGATTACAGCGCTCCGATGCTTCTCGAGAAAACCACGCCAATCTAATAATAGTAATCGTATTTCACACCAGGGTTCGGAAATATTAAAGGTATGAAaactttcatcttttttttaactttttttttttttttttgaagcgaCTAGGATCATTTCAAAGTAAACAAGTTCGATGCCTGTAAAATTGGACCGCAGTTGCAGTTTTCAAGTGTCTAATGCTAACGGGGCAATTAGTGAAGCTACACGGCAGTTTTGACAGCAGAAGAAGTTATTTGTGTTGTGGTGTTAGATACTGTAGTaaagaaaacatgtttaaatgaatgaaaatgacagCGTGCGGATTTGGGGGTGTTTAAGGCCTTGTCACTAGTCGAGATGAatgatcaacaacaacaacaacaatgcgtgCGCCACACaatttaatgttttgttgttgttgttgttttgggagGGCCATGATTATTGAGGTACTTCCACTTAAATTGTCCGTTTTAATCATATGGCAGGTTGAGACTCAACAGATCCAATTCATTCTCATTAAAAGGTGCTGCCGCCTTTGTGGCTGGTTATAGGTGCTATCAGGTAGGCCTAATATCAGTTGCACTTGGTTGTTTCATCAGTGATACATAGGCCTACTGTATGTCATACTTGTAACTAAATGTGTATAATGCAGGAAGTAACCtattggttagcacgtctgcctcactgaGATTCTGGGTTGAAATCTCTTCTCTATGCTTCTCACGCTTGTTCTCcctgtgggttttctacgggtatttggacttcatcccacattcccaaaacatgcctgCGAGGTgcgttgaagactaaattgccttacgattggctggcgaccagtccagggtgtactccgcctcttgccccaagtcagctgggataggctccagctcacctgcgacccttcaggaaaatggatggatggattattttatgGTGTCTAAATTTAAATTGTCAGTTTGTATCATTTGCATACTCTGGCAGGATAAACATTTCAAGTTAATTGATGTCACTTTTATGGATGGTTAAGGTGGACAAGTAGGGAATACCATTTTATTTTAGGCCAATTCGGTCAACCATATTGTGATTGTTTGTATAATAAACATATCGTCAAATCAATACTTTGTGAAAACTTTGTAGCAGTCATCCAGCCTCATCCAGTGACTTGCTTTTGATGTATTCAGTAATAGTAATTAAGATGGAGTCCCCTTTGTTCATATCCCTGCTACAGTGCAATACTGCAGTTGGATGAATGTACAAGTGCAAAGGCCCAGCAGAGCAAGCGTGCTCTGAAACACACCACAAATGCGCAAGTGATCCTCATTGCGAAAGGGCTGTAGGCAATGCAAAACTCCATCAACTCCAAGGCGAGACTGTAGCCAAAGAGTGTGACAATTTACATCAGGAAAGGCCAGAGACAGATTGCCTTGTGTGGATTTAGACACAAACTATAATCCCTTCTAGCCTGAGAGGAAAGTAACAGGAAGGCAGGATAATGCCACCAGCACAGACTTGCAGACCCTGCATGGTGTCCTGTTGTTGCCATGACTGGTAATCACCTGAcagctgctgttgctgttgctgttgctgttgctgttgctgctgctgctgctgctgctgctgtgtatTAGTGTTATCAGAAGTAAGCAAAAGAGAAGCCAGGATGGGCTGAAGGCATGAAAGACAAGCTGGAGGAGGGTGGTGCAGATACTAGTGCTACATAATGCTAAATATATGACTGTGGATGCACAAGTACTGCAGTAACATTATAACATCTGTGTTTGCCACCACTACTCTCAGTTACTTGGCATAACTTTCTCATGCGTctcaaacatttgcattttgacCGGTTGGACCATAGAGCATTCGTGAAATTGGTGCAtattcaaaaacagcaaatagtttCAAATCGACACCGCAGAAAATGTACATCAACTATGATTCAGTAACAGGTTTGGTTTGTAACAtatcagaaaataggcaaaaatctTGATCATTGTTTCCCAATGCAGAATATGcatgcaaatgtcttattttgacgaaacacaaaaataaacagttatTATTCTAATGACTATAATTATTAATAGGGTTAGATTATCAAAAATAGTTATCggttaatttgataatcaattagttgtcgattacTCGTTACAGCCTCAGTTTGCATGCATTCTTCCACTGCTCTATAGCTTGTGTTTCTATTTAGGTCCTGCCTTCTCACACACTCtgaatgtcaaaaatgtatGATGTTATTGGCTGGCCTTTTCAGTCACTTTTCATATATGCATTGGTCTGTGTACAACGCAATcatcaccccccaaaaaacacacgtcCTGTTTTTGGAATACTTAAGATAGTGTAAGTCTAGTTTGAGGCCTTCCATTTCTTTGTCGACTTCCTTTTACAAGACATTAGcacacatttgttttcctcAGCGATGACAGGGCAATTAATTGAATGTTGCTATGGGAGGGAGCCAAATAAGGCTAATAATGCAAGCAAAATAAAGATAAGGCTGAGTGGGTCTCGGACATTTTGTTATTGCAAGAGCTTTGAGAGCTATGGCTATGTTGTTGAGAACGGCAAGGGAagattgtttcaaatgtttttatgttgtgtcaGAGTAACTTAATGTTTTTGACTTGACGTTAACCTAATATTTGTGTGGAACTAGAACATACATACTATTTGATTAACCATAACATATGATCAAGCCTCCTAAtgtcattgtattgtgtttatttagtgcattaaataacataataaatCCAAAACTGGAGTGTCAGACCTCAGATTTTCAATAGATTGCACATTGTTTGTCTTGTGGATAGCTGTAAGTCAAACAGACATCTTGTTTGTGAACATTAAAGCATGAACTAACAATGAATATTCCTCAAGGTCATATTGCCGATGTATTCTCTGTATCTTCTCTGTCttgtttattcatgttttttacttgtgtgtttgcatgcagCCATGCTGGCCAGCTTTATGGAAGGTCTGCTCTGCTGCCTCACCTCAAAGTCGACCAATGTTGTGGTTCCTGTCGAGACGTCCGAACCTAGCGACGGTTATGAGTTTGTCGAAGTGAAACCAGGCCGGGTGCTTCGCGTTCGACATATAATCCCTGAGCGGTCGGTGGCTGAGCAACCTACAGGAGAGGGTGGGTGCGTCAGCTGCAAGAGGAGGATCTCAGTCTTCTGCAATGGACAGCTATTCATCGAGAACCTGGGGGACAGTGCCGGTGCGGCGCTAAAAACCTGCCAGAATGGTGACACAGAACCGAGCAGCACTGTAGAGGTTGAACTGACAGACTGTGGCAACACCTCGCTGCCCACTGGAGTCCCTGATACCAGGTCAGACTTGGTCACAGCAAGAAAAGCTGTAACATCTGAGATGGGAGCAGGAGAGGACGCACCCGCCGCTCCGCAGGTCGAAGCGTCACAGAACTTCCGCAAACGGAAGCTCAAGCGCACTGTGGTGATTGACTGCGAGAGGAAAATATCAACGTGTAAGGGGACGCATCCAGATGTTGCTCTGTTCTTCATCCACGGTGTTGGAGGCTCACTGGATATCTGGAAGAGCCAGTTGGACTTTTTTTCTCGACTGGGCTATGAGGTGATTGCCCCGGACCTGGCAGGCCACGGGTCCAGCTCAGCACCTCCAATACCCGCTGCGTACACCTTCTATGCCCTTGCAGAAGACATGCGACTCATCTTTAAGAGATATGCACGCAAGAGGAATATTCTCATTGGACATTCTTATGGGTAAACAATGTTCATATCACACTTATTAGCAGACAGACCAGTAAAATGGAGGGTCATCAGTTCGTATCCCCGCCTGAGTGCCTGTTGTCtatgtgtccctgggcaagacacttaccgtaatttgtcgtgtataatgcgcacccatgtatgatacgcacccccaaatttgacctcaaaattctttaaaacccttctacctatgtatcatgcatttttacaatgcatgattttgcttctacccatatgatcaaaacgtgaagtattatctgtattttgttaatgttaaatccaacatttcttcaaataattattctgaaattaagcactttatttgaacacatcatactttttatttgcttgctcttattttgaaattcacagccctacttttatttaggaaatgagagaacacacagttgtgctcatatgtttgattacccaggcagaagaCGGACAGATGTCTCTTTAATATGCGACGTAAATaagttttgctctgattggCCCTCGGCGACATCACGCACCTCGCGTCCAATAGCATTGCGCTGTGAGCagccctaaccaggataagcggtgttgaaaatggatggatggattttcctaAACCGTAACACATGTATGCTTTTATATACTGCATGGCTTGGCGGCGGCCAGATATATCTCGCTCTCTCAAAACCCGGACATGCACTTCCAGCAGCGTGAAAGCTTCTGCTTACAAAGTCATCCTCCACGAAATGGGCCTgaacacagcacaattctggTTCTGAAATGCCGAGCAATTTCTCCCCaaataaattgaagccatttattcctcaactgCTCTGAGTTTAGCAGGTAATGCAAAGCTTTGTACAATGTCGCAGCCGCTTTGTCACTCAGCCCTGTTTCCTAAGATGAGTGGGAACGAAGTGGGCAGGCACTTAAATAACGAGTGCCGTTTCTACGTCACAACGACAGCAAAttcaaatccacctgttttGCAGGCGGTTTGCTGTTCAAAGGCTGTTGCATTCAACCAACAaactgcatagatgtcaaactaaAACCCAgttcacagactcattttgacctacagtacgttatgcataaaacagtcgAAAAATTAGCATCTTGATGGAGGGGGAAATTTAAGAAACTGTTAACAAAAGGACTAAAAATCTCTCTGTCTGCGCCCTGGAACCATACCTGGAATGAGGTCTTCCTCCTACCTATCTGTCACACCCTTCCAAAGTTTTCTGTAAATTTGTTTGCTAGTTTCTCACATGTACCAGACACAACATTAACCACTGTGCCTGCAAATGGGATCTTAATGAGAACCAACACAAGAGCTGTGTTCGGAATCACTCTCTATTCAAGATGTAGTGCTCTATATAGTGAGCTCACTGTTCAAATGTGTAGTGAGTATACACTACCAGCCGAAAGTTTTAGAACAACCCaatttttccaactttttttttacattgaaattAATGCAGTTCAATTAAAAACTGATACTGATTGAGATGTTCTTTTTGCACTAGAGTGTCATTCTGTACGTTCCTGGCCCACGAGTATCCGGAGCAGATCCACAAGATGGTGATGATCAATGGAGGTGGCCCCACAGCTCTAGAGCCCAGCCTGTTCTCTGTCTTCAACTTGCCTTCATGTGTGCTTGACtgcctctctccactgctcagCTGGAGTTTTCTCAAGTAAGACAGATCAAGACAAACATTGTAATTTGATAGAACTAAACGGTGGGCTAATTACACGCGCACATTACTTCAGAATTAAGTGAATGCTGAGAAACAAGCATCCTCACCAATGCTATTGCACGTCACATGTACACTATTGTGTAATGCTGAGAGAATCAAGCATTGACAGTAATGTGATTCTTGAACAGAAAGAAATGCACCTGATTACGTCActcaataataattaaaaaaaaacaacaacaacaacaactgcaatTGGCTGCTGACCAGTCCAAGGCGTAATGCACATatttcccaaagtcagctgggataggctccagcccaccaGCAAGCCCGAGAACacatgctataaaaaaaaatatatatatatcaatgaaaaaacaaatgttggacCTTTTTCTGATACAAGATCAAAGGTGTGCAATAGTGTGGGGACAAGTTGATGTTATtgccttgaaaaaataaataaataaaaaagaaagaatactTACTTCGTCTCCAATCAGATTGCTCTGATGTCATCCCTATGCAGCTCCCAACCACAAGGCCTCGATGTGTATgccgtgttttttttgtggggaggGCATGTTGAGATGGTGACAATGTTTCACATTCTTTCTGATTGATGTGCAGTCTGTAGTTTTCACTTACTGTCACACTGACATGGAGAGTCTAGTTTGGAATTACTACACAGTATTCTTTCTCCCCAGAGCGAAAACCCCCCAACAAATAATCAATGCCAACCTTAAAAAGGTTTATATTTGACTATAAATGTGGGCAAAGCACTACTACTGTCTAAGTGAAgccttcaactcacttcaacataggtcCTTTGGACGAAGATCCCACAATATGGatccaaagcaatacttttattttcattttggttttgGCCTGATTATAGAAACAATGACTCGGTGAGTATTTCAACAAAAAACAGAGGAcaggttccccccaaaatgcgTTAATAGCTAAAGTCGCGATCCTGTGGTGGAACACTGTAATGACATTTCTAAATGTCCGTTTGGTCTGTGCCTTCTTGTTGGTGCCCCCTACAGGGCCGGTTTTGCTCGTCAGGGTGCAAGGGAGAAGCGGTTGCTCAAAGAGAACAACGCCTTCAATGTGTCGGCTTTTGTGCTGCGTGCCATGATGAGCGGGCAGTATTGGCCCGAGGGGGATGAGGTCTACCACGCTGAGCTCACAGTACCCACCCTGCTGGTTCATGGAATACACGACAAGTTTGTCCCCGTTGAAGAGGACCAGCGTATGGCAGAGGTAAACTAAACTACTGGGAAGGTGATCCTGCATGTCAAAGTGGGTCGGTCGTACCTTTGTTTGAATCCGAATAGTTCCCATCAAAATTAATTCTCATGCAGTGCGCAGACCTTCGCCAAGGCTGAACAAATGTTAATGTGTAACAGTAATGACATTCTAGGCTCTTTTATTCCAGTCCAGCAAGTGCCCGAAACAATTTCCTTGTTCTCTACGACTTAAATAGGTACATGTGTTCAGTCTAATAAATCCACTACAAAAGCTGCATCAAAGATTCTGTCTTTACAAACATCATTGGAAAATCACCCGGCACAGTGCAGACCTCAGTCTTAAACATGCCCGTCTGACTTTCTTGATTGgaaaattgaagactcaaaatttctCCTAGGTGTCAATACGAGTGTGATACATTTTATGTAGGCATACATACTACATTCATATCAATTTCCATGCAGAGCAGCAAGTGATGAGGATATTATGACCAATAAATACAGATAAATATAGTTTATATAATCTTTCGATTTCTTTCGTTTTAGCCAGCTTTGTTGTGTGACATAAGGTTTGCAAATGCATCTTAGTAAGGTTGGGGTACACCGATATACCTCAAGTTTGCGAGTCAGACCGCTGACTTTGAGCGGAATTACAACTTTTGATTCAGAGGATGAACATTTCAAACTTTCCTGGGAAAGTACATTCAATACCAGATTGCATTGTGACTTTTGCGCTTGctctcatttaacattttttttttatttttatttttttaacatctatCAGATCCTTCTCATCGGCTTCTTAAAGGTCCTGGAGGACGGCAGTCATATGGTCATGATGGAATGTCCAGAGGCTGTCAACACACTACTGCATGAGTTCTTCCTCTGGGAGCCTGCAGCCCCTCCACCACCAAAGTCCAAAGCCCGTCCAGAGACTGCCAAGGCCCAAAGTGACAAGACCAAAGCTGCGCCAGACCCTGCCAAGACCCGACCAGCAACTGCCTTGCAGGCCTCATTAAACAGTGCAGCAGAGGTCATGTTCGACAGAGGGGACAAAAAATAAGTCAAGCTTTAACGGTGACGGTGATCAAACTTGAAGAAAGTTCCGTGTGATCACACGTGAACTGAGATGGCTTGAGCTGAAAATGTCCATGGAAAGGGTCCGGCTGAAGGTCAGTCATGAAGGCGGGACACAGTCAAGGAGATGTGTCAACTCAAACCAAGCATGAGGAGAAAGGAAATGGAGCTTGAGTCATTGTGACGAGTCAAGACGCTCCGGGAGATGTGCCTTGAAGTGATGCATGCTCATCTTTTTGGGTGAGATctgaaaaaaatttactttaacACTAACATTTTTGCCGTGTGAGCCAGAACCATCGGCACATTTCCAGTAGCATTTCCTTCTAGTAAAATACAAGTTGTAGCAAAACAAAAAGCGTTTTGTTGATGGGAAATATGCGACTTGCCATGTTGATGCAAAGAGACAAAAGAAAGTAAATgaaactgtttacatgtgaaatGTAGTCATAGGCAAGGCCTATGACCATACACGGAGAACATGCTTTACCAAAAACGGGACATAACATGTTTTTAAGTGGTCTGAAGTCTGTAAATGCGTGcatatacaatatttttgtacCACAATACAATATCTTTCCATGTAGTTCATTAAAGGACCTCTCAaatgctgtgaacattggcacttattccatggTTCTGGACTTAAAATGATGTCcgaagaaaaaaatccccctaAAATAGACTCAGAAgaaattttaggcttgtttttgatgacatatttgtttttcagccagattttggcctgCCCACCTTTATGGCGAAACCTGCGCGAGCCTGCTGACGTCAAGCACATTTGCTTATACAGTATTAGTACGTACCGAGTATGTTCTCGGTTgcttcacaaatcgatactattggtctgttcCCACTtcatctattatttttttttacgcaaTATCAAccaatttaaaatatgaaaatagcttgagagctAATGTACACACGCTCTTGAACGCTATAAATATCTGAGAATTGTCATAAAATggcaattcattcattcctcaTTCTGTGGAAGCAAGCCATGTGTCGTAATTGTCACCTATATTAAGTTTGgatgtttttagacaataacgagtgaaaatagtgaggttagatacatttcaGTAGGCTTGTTTTATTCAAATCAATTGCTGTAATACTTCGTTGCAGAAGGAAGGAACCCGCATGAGGTAAGTGTGTGCAGATTCCTTTATGCACGGATTTAATCTGCTCAttgttgtattgattgcatcgcTCACCTTTAAAAAGTTTGGGAAGAATTTTTTTGTGCAGTCAGTGGGGTCATGTGACTTCGGACTTTGATGTGCACGGTTGTCAACACGGCGAACACCATCCAGCATGGTGCCATgtttgtaccattttaatcaatgacagcgtaataaatTAGCTATTGAACATAATGTTGGGGTGCTGGTGTGTTGATGTGAATGTGCAACAGTATATGATCGCAAGATAAGGTAATGTATAATACCAACTGCAACAACAAAGCAGTGTTTGGAAGGTCAAGcaagatgtcattttttttctttgttgttttttatttcctgaaaagttgtcattttggaggtgagggGACTCAGCCTGACAGTGACATCAGGTAAAATATTGGTAAACCCTGCCACTTAATAGTATTGTACATTCCTTTATCCACACTGGCTATTGGGGCTGCATGATATTGGAAAAATTTTACATTCCAATTTTCCTTCAccctgcaatatatatatattgtgatgttaaaaaaCACACGATAACCAGTGTttccacagttaccttgaaaaagtaacttagttactttactggttactt is part of the Phyllopteryx taeniolatus isolate TA_2022b chromosome 7, UOR_Ptae_1.2, whole genome shotgun sequence genome and harbors:
- the abhd8b gene encoding protein ABHD8 isoform X1 — encoded protein: MLASFMEGLLCCLTSKSTNVVVPVETSEPSDGYEFVEVKPGRVLRVRHIIPERSVAEQPTGEGGCVSCKRRISVFCNGQLFIENLGDSAGAALKTCQNGDTEPSSTVEVELTDCGNTSLPTGVPDTRSDLVTARKAVTSEMGAGEDAPAAPQVEASQNFRKRKLKRTVVIDCERKISTCKGTHPDVALFFIHGVGGSLDIWKSQLDFFSRLGYEVIAPDLAGHGSSSAPPIPAAYTFYALAEDMRLIFKRYARKRNILIGHSYGVSFCTFLAHEYPEQIHKMVMINGGGPTALEPSLFSVFNLPSCVLDCLSPLLSWSFLKAGFARQGAREKRLLKENNAFNVSAFVLRAMMSGQYWPEGDEVYHAELTVPTLLVHGIHDKFVPVEEDQRMAEILLIGFLKVLEDGSHMVMMECPEAVNTLLHEFFLWEPAAPPPPKSKARPETAKAQSDKTKAAPDPAKTRPATALQASLNSAAEVMFDRGDKK
- the abhd8b gene encoding protein ABHD8 isoform X2, producing MLASFMEGLLCCLTSKSTNVVVPVETSEPSDGYEFVEVKPGRVLRVRHIIPERSVAEQPTGEGGCVSCKRRISVFCNGQLFIENLGDSAGAALKTCQNGDTEPSSTVEVELTDCGNTSLPTGVPDTRSDLVTARKAVTSEMGAGEDAPAAPQVEASQNFRKRKLKRTVVIDCERKISTCKGTHPDVALFFIHGVGGSLDIWKSQLDFFSRLGYEVIAPDLAGHGSSSAPPIPAAYTFYALAEDMRLIFKRYARKRNILIGHSYGVSFCTFLAHEYPEQIHKMVMINGGGPTALEPSLFSVFNLPSCVLDCLSPLLSWSFLKAGFARQGAREKRLLKENNAFNVSAFVLRAMMSGQYWPEGDEVYHAELTVPTLLVHGIHDKFVPVEEDQRMAEVLEDGSHMVMMECPEAVNTLLHEFFLWEPAAPPPPKSKARPETAKAQSDKTKAAPDPAKTRPATALQASLNSAAEVMFDRGDKK